The Deltaproteobacteria bacterium genomic sequence GGTGCTGGAAGCCGAGATGCACAACTTCTCGATCGACTTCCTGAACATCATCCGGCGCCACTTCTTCAAGAAGAAGCGGCAGGGGTGAGCCAGAGATGGGGATGAGCACCGGCGGCGGCTCGCGCCGCGCGATGAGCGACATCAACGTCACGCCCCTGGTGGACGTGATGCTGGTCCTCCTCATCATCTTCATGGTCACCGCCCCCCTCATCGTGCAGGGGGTGAAGGTCGATCTGCCCGAGGCCCGGGCCCAGGCGATGGAGGAGGACGACCCGCCCCTGATCCTCACCGTCAACGAGGAGCAGAAGGTCTTCATCGGCGAGGTCGAGATCCCCCTCGAGGAGCTCGAGCTGAAGCTCAAGGCCAACGCCCGGGTGCAGAAGGACAAGGAAGTCTATCTGCACGCAGACCGGAAGCTCCCCTACGGCGTAGTGGTTGAGGTGATGGCCATCATGAAGCGCGCCGGCGTGGAGAACCTGGGGATGATCACCGATCCCACCGAGAAGCCCGAGGAGCGGGCGAAGAAGGGCAAGCGGGGCCGCTGATGAGCGCCGCCGTCTCCGCCTCGGGACTGCGGGGCCGGGCCGATCCCCTGGCCCTCTGGACCTTCGTGGGCTCCCTCGTGGTCCACGCCGGCCTGCTGGTGATCGCGATGGTCGCCTCCTGCGTGAACGCCCAGGCGCCCATCCGGACCAACACCAAGCCGATCGTGGCCAAGCTGGTGCGGCTGGGTGAGAAGCGCGACGCGAACCTCCTGCCCCGGATCGACAAGGCCCCTCCCCCGCCCAAGCCGGCGGCGGCGGTCCTGCCCCCGAAGCCCGACGCCCCGGTGATCCCGAAGAAGAAGGTCCCCGAGGCGGTGAAGGAGGACACGCCCGACCGCAGCGAGGCGGACCTGGCCGCCGCGATCTCCCGGATCGCCGAGCAGTACGATCCCAACGCCACCGCCGAGGCCCCGGCGGGCGACCCCGAGGGCGACCCCGGGGGCAACGCCTCCGACGCCGGCGAGGGCGACCGCTACCTGGCGCTCGTGCAGCGGGCGGTGCGCTCCCACTACCGGATCCCCAGCATCATCTCCGACCGTGAGCGCCTCTTCCTGAATGCCACGGTGGTCATCTTCGTCTCTCCGGACGGTCGCATTCTCCGTCGGGAGATCGAGACCCCCTCCGGCAACGAACACTTCGACTCCGCCCTCCTCTCAGCGATCGACGCGGCCAGCCCCCTGCCCCCTCCTCCGGAGGGCTGGCGAGAGACCTTCCAGAAGGAAGGCCTGGGCCTCCGCTTCAAGATCTGATGCCAGTGAACAGCATGCACGCGCGCCGCCTCCTCTCCCTCCTCCTCCTCCTGGCCCTCGGCCTGCCCTCCCTGGCCCGGGCGGAGCGCCCCTACATCGACATCAGCGGCGCCACCTTCCGGCCCTACCCGCTGGCGATCCCCCGGCCGCTCACCGCGTCCCCGGATCAGGGCGCGGCCGCCGACCTGCTGGTGGAGCGCCTCCGCTACGACCTCGACGTCAGCGGGCTCTTCCAGGTCCTCGACCCCCGCTCCTTCCTGGCGCGGCCCGACGAGG encodes the following:
- the tolR gene encoding protein TolR produces the protein MGMSTGGGSRRAMSDINVTPLVDVMLVLLIIFMVTAPLIVQGVKVDLPEARAQAMEEDDPPLILTVNEEQKVFIGEVEIPLEELELKLKANARVQKDKEVYLHADRKLPYGVVVEVMAIMKRAGVENLGMITDPTEKPEERAKKGKRGR
- a CDS encoding energy transducer TonB; the encoded protein is MSAAVSASGLRGRADPLALWTFVGSLVVHAGLLVIAMVASCVNAQAPIRTNTKPIVAKLVRLGEKRDANLLPRIDKAPPPPKPAAAVLPPKPDAPVIPKKKVPEAVKEDTPDRSEADLAAAISRIAEQYDPNATAEAPAGDPEGDPGGNASDAGEGDRYLALVQRAVRSHYRIPSIISDRERLFLNATVVIFVSPDGRILRREIETPSGNEHFDSALLSAIDAASPLPPPPEGWRETFQKEGLGLRFKI